In Syntrophotaleaceae bacterium, a genomic segment contains:
- a CDS encoding S1-like domain-containing RNA-binding protein has translation MVDTPTTPPRHCTFIQTPFGGIMYRIGQINTLQIHHFDEEGAWLQAGRYHILLPATEILPEMKKGDKLAVYLYRGGSGDVEATLKKPLAQVGEFALLKVSAVTQYGAFLDWGLDKELLVPFSEQPERMRTGRKYLIKVCLDSQGRTVGTARIDRCLETEKIDLVDGQEVSLILWEFTDLGAKVIIDNLYPGLLYQDELLPGKRRGDRLRGFIKRIREDGKIDVTLKRAGAGGIEEAKKMLLAALRSEGFLPLHDQSPPGDIKARLGMSKKMFKKAVGGLYKAGLVELTEQGLRLKRQ, from the coding sequence GTGGTAGATACGCCAACCACTCCTCCCCGCCACTGCACCTTTATCCAGACTCCCTTCGGAGGCATCATGTATCGGATCGGACAAATAAACACCCTGCAAATCCATCATTTCGACGAAGAAGGGGCCTGGCTGCAGGCTGGACGTTACCATATTCTGCTGCCGGCGACCGAGATTCTGCCGGAGATGAAAAAGGGTGACAAACTAGCGGTGTATCTCTACCGGGGAGGGTCGGGCGATGTTGAGGCAACGCTCAAAAAGCCGTTGGCGCAGGTCGGCGAATTCGCCCTGCTCAAGGTCAGCGCCGTCACCCAGTACGGCGCCTTTCTGGACTGGGGTCTGGACAAGGAACTGCTGGTCCCCTTCAGCGAACAGCCGGAGCGGATGCGGACGGGGCGCAAGTATCTGATCAAGGTCTGCCTCGACAGCCAGGGACGGACGGTCGGAACCGCCCGCATAGATCGGTGTCTTGAAACGGAAAAGATCGATCTCGTGGACGGACAGGAAGTTTCGCTGATCCTGTGGGAATTCACCGACCTTGGAGCAAAGGTGATTATCGACAATCTCTATCCCGGCCTGCTCTACCAGGATGAGCTCCTTCCGGGAAAGCGGCGAGGGGACCGACTGCGGGGCTTTATCAAGCGAATTCGCGAGGACGGCAAGATCGACGTGACCCTGAAAAGGGCCGGCGCCGGGGGAATCGAGGAGGCCAAAAAAATGCTCCTAGCCGCCCTGCGGAGCGAAGGCTTCCTGCCCCTGCACGACCAGAGTCCGCCTGGCGACATCAAGGCGCGTCTGGGCATGAGCAAGAAAATGTTTAAAAAAGCCGTGGGCGGACTCTACAAGGCAGGACTGGTAGAGCTGACGGAGCAGGGACTCCGGCTGAAAAGGCAATAA
- a CDS encoding metallophosphoesterase — translation MVLFLLTFLTLYASMHALVFWGIYPLLTGHRALPTLVGVWMGMMILAPVMVRLLDRNGYILSARGLAWIGYSWMGMLFLAFSVLALVGVWHLIALALRGMQPGWPLLSPYGPAFSCLLLLVVPAAGIYGFFEATDLRVEKVVIHTEKLPASAEPLRVAQVSDVHLGLIHREETLAPIITRLQELKPDLLVSTGDMVDAQMDHLDGLHDLWLRIDPPLGKFAVTGNHEYYAGLDQAIAFKEKSGFRVLRGNAITIGNRLTLAGIDDPTGKSAADEIEVLKKADSSLFTILLKHRPRFEEKSAGLFDLQLSGHAHRGQIFPFNFLTGLEYPMQNGLYELTEGSRLYASRGTATWGPPMRIGSPPEITLFEIVGTGKRTRKTESREKD, via the coding sequence ATGGTTCTTTTTCTGCTGACTTTTCTGACGCTCTACGCGTCCATGCACGCCCTGGTCTTCTGGGGCATTTATCCTCTGTTGACCGGCCATCGGGCACTCCCAACCCTTGTCGGGGTCTGGATGGGTATGATGATTCTGGCGCCGGTGATGGTGCGTCTCCTCGATCGCAACGGCTACATCCTGTCGGCCCGGGGTTTGGCCTGGATCGGCTACAGCTGGATGGGAATGCTGTTTCTCGCCTTCAGCGTCCTGGCGCTGGTCGGGGTCTGGCATTTGATCGCTCTGGCCCTGAGAGGAATGCAGCCTGGGTGGCCGCTGCTGAGCCCCTACGGCCCGGCTTTCTCCTGTCTGCTGTTGCTCGTGGTTCCAGCGGCCGGCATCTACGGTTTTTTCGAGGCCACTGACCTGCGGGTGGAAAAGGTTGTCATCCACACGGAAAAGCTTCCGGCCTCCGCTGAGCCTCTGCGTGTGGCCCAGGTTTCAGACGTCCATCTCGGACTGATCCATCGGGAAGAGACCCTGGCCCCGATCATCACGAGGCTGCAGGAACTGAAACCGGATCTGCTGGTGTCCACGGGCGACATGGTGGATGCCCAGATGGATCATCTCGACGGCCTCCACGATCTCTGGCTGCGGATCGATCCACCCCTGGGGAAATTTGCGGTCACCGGCAACCACGAGTATTACGCAGGGCTTGATCAGGCGATCGCCTTCAAGGAGAAAAGCGGATTTCGTGTTCTGCGGGGAAACGCGATCACCATCGGCAACCGGCTGACCTTGGCAGGGATCGATGACCCGACCGGCAAATCCGCCGCGGATGAAATTGAAGTTCTGAAGAAAGCCGATAGCAGCCTTTTCACGATCCTGCTGAAACATCGTCCCCGTTTTGAAGAAAAATCCGCCGGTCTGTTCGACCTGCAGTTGTCCGGACATGCCCATCGCGGTCAGATCTTTCCCTTCAACTTTCTGACAGGCCTTGAATATCCAATGCAGAACGGGCTTTACGAGTTGACGGAAGGAAGCCGTCTCTATGCGAGCCGCGGCACGGCGACCTGGGGCCCGCCGATGCGCATCGGCTCCCCGCCGGAAATCACCCTGTTCGAAATCGTTGGAACCGGAAAACGGACTAGAAAAACCGAAAGTAGAGAAAAAGACTGA
- a CDS encoding DUF2254 domain-containing protein, translating to MGDRIRFFLRRLGEKLWVKPLVMCIFSIAAVFLTKTVDYAGLDEFFPDITRESIEVLLVNLSASMLVIATFAVGSMVQAYASASKTATPRCFSLIVADDVSQNALSTFIGVFIFSIIAIIPLKNGYYDIAGRFALFALTLVALVIVVLTLVRWIDRIARLGRLGTTISKVEAATTEALLRRRGAPYMKALPLSAGEISGLPVYSEKIGYVQRVDVSELQSVAKKQEVRIAVASLPGTFCVPGKPLVWVRTETGESPDIDTRAIAKAFRVGKDRTFDEDPRFGFIVLAEIADRALSPAVNDPGTAIDVINVSVRLFALWTGPVEARDKIEHDRVEVPGLSTWDMLDDIYTPIADSGADSIEVVIRLLKAFHALASMGDLTLRDAALYHARLAAARADIALALPEDRERVRKVAAFEGDLFREV from the coding sequence ATGGGCGATCGTATACGGTTTTTTCTGAGACGTCTTGGCGAAAAGTTATGGGTCAAGCCGCTGGTGATGTGCATTTTTTCCATCGCCGCGGTTTTTCTGACAAAAACGGTCGATTATGCCGGGCTGGATGAGTTTTTTCCGGATATCACCCGGGAATCGATTGAGGTTCTCCTCGTCAACCTTTCCGCCAGTATGCTGGTGATCGCCACCTTCGCCGTCGGTTCGATGGTCCAGGCCTATGCCTCGGCCAGCAAGACGGCAACCCCGCGCTGCTTTTCCCTGATCGTCGCTGACGATGTGTCCCAGAATGCCCTGTCGACCTTTATCGGCGTCTTCATTTTCAGCATTATCGCCATCATTCCACTTAAAAACGGTTATTACGACATAGCCGGCCGGTTTGCCCTGTTCGCTCTGACCCTCGTGGCGCTGGTAATCGTCGTTCTGACCCTGGTGAGGTGGATCGATCGCATTGCCCGGTTGGGGCGGCTCGGAACGACGATTTCAAAGGTCGAAGCGGCCACGACAGAAGCCTTGCTGAGGCGACGGGGGGCTCCCTATATGAAGGCCCTTCCTCTGTCTGCGGGCGAAATTTCCGGCCTTCCCGTTTACAGCGAAAAAATCGGATATGTACAGCGTGTGGATGTCAGCGAATTGCAGTCCGTGGCCAAAAAGCAGGAGGTCAGAATTGCCGTTGCCTCACTGCCCGGCACATTCTGTGTGCCGGGCAAACCCCTGGTCTGGGTCAGGACAGAAACGGGGGAATCTCCGGACATCGATACCAGGGCAATTGCCAAGGCGTTCCGGGTTGGCAAGGATCGAACATTCGATGAGGATCCCCGGTTCGGATTCATTGTACTTGCGGAAATTGCGGATCGGGCCCTGTCTCCGGCCGTCAATGATCCGGGTACCGCCATAGATGTCATCAATGTCTCGGTACGTCTTTTCGCTCTATGGACAGGGCCGGTTGAAGCACGGGACAAGATCGAACATGACCGGGTGGAGGTTCCGGGATTATCCACCTGGGATATGTTGGATGATATCTACACTCCGATTGCGGACAGCGGCGCCGACAGTATCGAGGTCGTGATCCGCCTGCTGAAGGCTTTTCATGCTCTTGCTTCCATGGGAGATCTGACCTTGCGGGATGCCGCTCTTTATCATGCCCGCCTGGCCGCTGCCCGGGCGGACATTGCACTTGCGCTTCCAGAAGACCGGGAAAGGGTGCGCAAGGTGGCGGCTTTCGAAGGGGATCTGTTCAGGGAGGTCTGA
- a CDS encoding class I SAM-dependent methyltransferase, which translates to MAHRCPYWVGFFLITPLRRMIQDPEKILRPFVAEGMRVLDVGPAMGYFTLPMARLVGPKGKVLAVDIHEKLLQKLHKRACRAGLDDRIVTRVCEPTSLDLAEYEKAVDFALAFAVVHEVPDEEKLYADLFRLLKPGGECLLAEPRGHVSVATFTQTLDLAEKVGFKVSDSPPIGWSRVALLIKEKGE; encoded by the coding sequence ATGGCTCATCGATGTCCCTACTGGGTAGGGTTTTTTCTCATTACCCCCTTGCGAAGGATGATACAGGATCCCGAAAAAATTCTTCGCCCTTTTGTCGCGGAAGGAATGAGGGTGTTGGATGTCGGCCCCGCGATGGGATATTTCACTCTTCCGATGGCCCGACTGGTGGGTCCGAAGGGCAAGGTCCTGGCGGTTGATATCCATGAAAAGCTGCTGCAAAAGCTCCACAAACGAGCATGCAGAGCCGGTCTGGACGACAGAATCGTCACCCGGGTTTGCGAGCCGACCTCCCTGGATCTGGCCGAATATGAAAAGGCTGTCGATTTCGCCCTGGCCTTCGCCGTGGTGCACGAGGTGCCGGACGAAGAGAAGCTCTATGCCGACCTGTTCCGCTTGCTGAAGCCGGGCGGGGAATGCCTGCTCGCAGAACCGCGTGGACATGTTTCCGTTGCAACATTTACCCAGACCCTGGATTTGGCCGAGAAGGTGGGTTTCAAGGTGTCGGACAGCCCGCCCATCGGGTGGAGCCGGGTGGCTTTGCTGATCAAGGAAAAGGGGGAGTAG
- the efp gene encoding elongation factor P, which produces MLTCSDLRKGSKLMIDGEPHVIVQFDFTKPGKGQALYKCKLRNMITGSLFDRTYRSGESFEPAALEERDMQYLYRDENGYVFMDQKNYEQITLPEEALGDQQYFLVDNMEVKILMFGVRGIGITLPNFVNLRVTQSDPWVKGDTAAGNNKPATVETGYTLQVPSFVEEGTLIQIDTRTGEYVTRVKE; this is translated from the coding sequence ATGCTGACCTGTTCCGACCTGCGCAAAGGCTCCAAACTGATGATCGATGGAGAGCCGCATGTCATTGTCCAGTTCGATTTCACAAAGCCCGGCAAAGGCCAGGCTCTCTACAAATGCAAGCTGCGCAACATGATCACCGGCTCCCTTTTCGACCGCACCTACCGCTCGGGCGAGTCCTTCGAACCAGCGGCCCTCGAAGAGCGGGACATGCAGTACCTCTACCGGGATGAAAACGGCTACGTGTTCATGGACCAGAAGAACTACGAGCAAATCACCCTGCCGGAGGAAGCCCTCGGAGACCAGCAGTACTTCCTGGTCGACAACATGGAAGTGAAGATTCTCATGTTCGGTGTCCGGGGCATCGGCATCACCCTGCCCAATTTCGTCAACCTGCGCGTCACCCAGTCCGATCCCTGGGTCAAGGGCGACACCGCCGCCGGCAACAACAAGCCGGCTACCGTGGAGACGGGCTACACCCTGCAGGTGCCTTCCTTCGTCGAGGAAGGCACCCTGATCCAGATCGACACCCGCACCGGCGAATACGTCACCCGGGTCAAGGAATAA
- a CDS encoding radical SAM protein: MENEEPRPFEQGPIRPPSEAGSLLLRVTRNCQWNRCRFCTLYKGQDFSVRPVSEVVEDIDAVARHVETLRQRQEAGGMLHPAQLRQWHEGLPLAEKAPFRAAAHWLLNGLQSVFLQDADALAAGYGVLKSVLEHLRRVFPQVARVTCYSRSATIVGYTPKELENLRWAGLDRLHLGLESGSDQVLRMVRKGASRALHIRAGRMTREAGMELSVYVMPGLGGRALSGIHARETASALNQIDPHFIRLRTLAVPPGSPLEEDLRAGRFEPCNSLQIAEELLSLIESLEGIGSYVASDHALNLFEDLEGKLPGDKHRMVDLLRVFAALNEERRTLYLLGRRAGFFRGLNDMREPSRLAAAEQLGQQLGATPENVEEICAELMKRFI; the protein is encoded by the coding sequence ATGGAAAACGAAGAGCCCCGTCCCTTCGAGCAGGGGCCGATCCGGCCGCCGAGCGAAGCGGGCAGTCTGCTGCTGCGGGTGACGCGCAACTGCCAATGGAACCGCTGCAGATTCTGCACCTTGTACAAGGGACAGGATTTTTCCGTCCGGCCAGTCAGCGAGGTGGTGGAGGACATCGATGCCGTGGCCCGCCACGTGGAGACCCTGCGGCAGCGCCAGGAGGCGGGCGGGATGCTGCATCCCGCCCAATTGCGGCAATGGCATGAGGGGTTGCCTTTGGCGGAAAAGGCACCGTTTCGGGCCGCGGCCCATTGGCTCCTGAACGGACTGCAGTCGGTTTTTTTGCAGGATGCCGACGCTCTTGCCGCGGGCTACGGGGTACTGAAAAGCGTTCTGGAACACCTGCGCCGTGTATTCCCGCAGGTAGCGAGAGTCACCTGCTACAGCCGGTCCGCGACGATCGTCGGTTACACCCCCAAGGAACTGGAAAACCTTCGCTGGGCGGGTCTGGACCGACTGCATTTGGGGCTGGAGTCGGGCAGTGACCAGGTTTTGCGGATGGTACGCAAGGGGGCCAGCCGGGCGCTGCATATCCGGGCAGGTCGAATGACACGGGAGGCCGGGATGGAACTGTCGGTCTATGTCATGCCGGGGCTGGGGGGCAGAGCGCTTTCCGGCATACATGCCCGGGAGACAGCCTCGGCCCTCAACCAGATCGATCCGCATTTCATCCGCCTGCGCACCCTGGCGGTGCCGCCCGGAAGTCCGCTGGAGGAGGACCTCCGGGCAGGGCGGTTCGAGCCCTGCAACTCCCTGCAGATCGCCGAAGAACTGCTGTCGCTGATTGAATCCCTGGAGGGAATTGGCAGTTACGTAGCCAGCGATCACGCCCTGAATCTGTTCGAGGATCTGGAAGGTAAGTTGCCCGGAGACAAACATCGGATGGTCGACCTGCTGCGCGTCTTTGCGGCCCTGAACGAAGAGAGACGCACCCTTTACCTGCTGGGTCGCAGGGCCGGCTTTTTCCGGGGGCTGAACGACATGCGGGAGCCGAGCCGTCTGGCGGCAGCCGAACAGCTGGGCCAACAACTGGGGGCGACTCCCGAGAACGTGGAGGAGATCTGTGCCGAACTGATGAAGCGGTTTATATGA
- the epmA gene encoding EF-P lysine aminoacylase EpmA → MEQNWTLARKRPRLEQRARIVQTVRAFFIERGYLEVETPHRVPGNAPEAHIDPVTSDGWFLQTSPELCMKRLLAAGYPRLFQICRCWRAEERGGRHLPEFAMLEWYAAGCDYHHLMTECESLLGVLVPKGALNYKGSHIDLISPWEMLTVADAFERYASCSLEEALSAGRFDEIIALEIEPRLGIDRPTFLLEYPSELAALARRHPHRPGVAERFELYIAGLELANAFSELTDPLEQRQRFEAEESARRSAGKIPYPFPERFLQELAAMPEAAGIALGLDRLVMLLTGADTIDEVVAFTPELL, encoded by the coding sequence ATGGAACAGAACTGGACGCTCGCCAGGAAGCGTCCCCGGCTTGAACAGAGGGCCCGGATCGTACAGACGGTCCGGGCTTTTTTCATCGAGCGGGGCTACCTGGAGGTGGAAACCCCGCACCGGGTGCCGGGCAACGCCCCCGAGGCGCACATCGATCCAGTGACCAGCGACGGCTGGTTTCTGCAGACCAGCCCCGAGCTCTGCATGAAAAGGCTCCTGGCCGCCGGCTATCCGCGGCTCTTCCAGATCTGCCGCTGCTGGCGGGCCGAGGAACGGGGCGGCCGCCACCTGCCGGAGTTCGCCATGCTCGAATGGTATGCCGCCGGTTGCGACTACCATCACCTGATGACCGAATGCGAAAGTCTGCTGGGGGTGCTGGTGCCGAAAGGAGCTCTGAACTACAAAGGCAGCCACATCGACCTGATTTCGCCCTGGGAAATGCTGACGGTGGCCGATGCCTTCGAACGTTATGCCTCCTGCTCCCTCGAGGAGGCCCTGTCCGCCGGCCGCTTCGACGAAATCATCGCCCTGGAGATCGAACCCCGGCTCGGCATCGACCGGCCGACCTTTCTCCTCGAATACCCGAGCGAACTGGCCGCCCTGGCCCGCCGGCATCCCCACCGCCCCGGCGTGGCCGAACGATTCGAGCTGTACATCGCCGGCCTGGAACTCGCCAACGCCTTCTCCGAACTGACCGATCCCCTCGAGCAGCGCCAGCGCTTCGAGGCCGAAGAATCCGCTCGACGATCCGCCGGCAAAATCCCCTATCCTTTCCCCGAACGGTTTCTGCAGGAACTGGCCGCCATGCCGGAAGCCGCCGGCATCGCCCTTGGCCTCGACCGGCTGGTCATGCTGCTGACCGGCGCCGACACGATCGACGAGGTGGTGGCTTTTACGCCGGAACTTCTGTAG
- a CDS encoding LemA family protein: MIVLIVLGILLLLLVVLIVYGITIYNGLVGMKNDIDKAWSNIDVLLKQRFDEIPKLIKVCEGYMQHERKTLEAVIKARSMVQQAGNDKDRMEAQNVLTETLRSLFMVVERYPDLKADKAFLNLGARISEVEDMIADRREFYNDSVNIYNIRIAQIPDVLIARAGNFTGRPLWQIDPAHRQDVQVSFQHL; encoded by the coding sequence ATGATCGTCCTGATTGTCCTCGGCATCCTGCTGCTTCTGCTGGTCGTACTGATCGTTTACGGCATCACCATCTACAACGGCCTGGTCGGAATGAAAAACGACATCGACAAAGCCTGGAGCAACATCGACGTGCTGCTCAAGCAGCGCTTCGACGAAATCCCCAAACTGATCAAGGTTTGCGAGGGATATATGCAGCATGAGCGGAAAACGCTTGAAGCGGTGATCAAGGCCCGCTCCATGGTTCAGCAGGCCGGCAACGATAAGGACCGGATGGAGGCCCAGAACGTGTTGACCGAAACCCTCCGCTCCCTGTTCATGGTGGTGGAGCGTTACCCCGACCTCAAGGCCGACAAGGCCTTCCTGAACCTTGGCGCCCGCATCAGCGAGGTCGAGGATATGATCGCCGACCGCCGCGAGTTCTACAACGACTCGGTCAACATCTACAACATCCGCATCGCTCAGATCCCCGACGTGCTGATCGCCCGGGCGGGCAATTTCACCGGCCGCCCCCTGTGGCAGATCGATCCCGCCCATCGGCAGGATGTGCAGGTGAGTTTTCAGCACCTGTGA